The Virgibacillus sp. MSP4-1 genome has a segment encoding these proteins:
- a CDS encoding sporulation protein YjcZ: MFYDGFYSYGYPFGYGSPYGYGSYGGYGYSGGGYWLALAVVLLILLIIFGGYYYYNY; the protein is encoded by the coding sequence ATGTTCTATGATGGTTTCTATTCCTATGGATATCCGTTTGGATATGGCTCTCCGTACGGTTATGGCAGTTACGGAGGATACGGATACAGCGGTGGAGGATACTGGCTGGCTTTAGCCGTTGTCCTATTAATCCTGTTAATCATTTTCGGTGGATATTACTACTACAATTACTAA
- a CDS encoding O-methyltransferase — translation MRDDSLESYLQGTLPVKSHLMSQMEAYAKEHQVPIMEPLSMEFVKQLIRIKQPENILEIGTAIGYSALRMLEAAPSAHIVTIERDKNRYQDARSNIHKAQAENDVDVIFGDALEVTDLVEEKGPYDVLFIDAAKGQYQNFFTLYEKLVPKGGMIISDNVLFKGYVATTPGENSRMKKIGEKIRVYNDWLMKQPGFSTTIVPVGDGVAVSVKEDE, via the coding sequence GTGAGAGATGATTCTCTGGAAAGTTATTTGCAAGGGACGTTACCAGTAAAAAGTCATTTAATGAGCCAGATGGAAGCCTATGCGAAAGAACATCAGGTACCCATCATGGAACCGTTAAGCATGGAATTTGTGAAGCAGTTGATACGTATAAAACAGCCGGAAAACATCTTAGAGATTGGTACGGCCATTGGTTATTCTGCGTTACGTATGCTTGAAGCTGCACCGTCAGCACACATTGTGACGATTGAAAGAGACAAAAATCGTTATCAGGATGCACGATCAAATATACATAAGGCTCAGGCAGAGAACGATGTAGATGTTATTTTTGGAGATGCACTGGAGGTAACGGACCTTGTTGAGGAAAAGGGACCCTATGATGTCCTTTTTATAGATGCGGCCAAAGGTCAATATCAGAATTTCTTCACCTTATATGAAAAACTTGTCCCTAAGGGTGGGATGATTATTTCAGATAACGTCCTTTTTAAGGGATATGTCGCTACAACACCCGGAGAAAACTCACGGATGAAAAAAATTGGCGAAAAAATTCGTGTGTATAATGATTGGCTCATGAAGCAACCTGGTTTTTCCACAACGATTGTTCCTGTGGGAGATGGAGTTGCTGTGAGTGTGAAAGAAGATGAATGA
- the mnhG gene encoding monovalent cation/H(+) antiporter subunit G: protein MTEIVISVFLIIGTFITLSGSLGILRFPDVYTRLHAATKASTLGVAGVLIGAFLFMYFDVEIISGKLILGIIFILLTAPVSGHMISRAAHNTSVELWDGSIKDAYSEEKQAQKKS, encoded by the coding sequence TTGACAGAGATCGTGATTAGTGTCTTTCTGATTATCGGTACCTTTATAACGTTATCCGGTTCTTTAGGTATTTTGCGCTTTCCTGATGTCTATACAAGACTGCATGCAGCCACCAAGGCTTCTACTTTAGGTGTGGCTGGCGTTCTCATCGGTGCATTTTTATTTATGTACTTTGATGTCGAAATCATTAGCGGGAAATTGATCCTGGGTATTATCTTTATTTTACTTACTGCCCCTGTCTCAGGGCATATGATTTCCAGGGCAGCTCATAATACAAGTGTAGAGCTTTGGGATGGAAGTATTAAAGATGCTTACAGTGAAGAAAAACAAGCTCAGAAGAAATCATGA
- a CDS encoding YrrS family protein, protein MSNSFFDDGSRVDRFSKRRKNTKLMNTLIVLAVLLSVFLVFTFVFNDDEEQANKSESDTRQQTESEETGADTGNENDSPEQTEEGSENGTSNEGQENTDDGSSHTEENSDLNTEEATVTESEDPNVVKVIEKDWEPIGTEQEEPHETTYEEGTTDWEEMWSAAAYATGLGSDYITWWVTNGGSPQRVKITISDKAETQTYRVYLQWVTNEGWKPEKVEVLKENDIKKKHFSDDSEGEDTDQEDSEEEEGQQQESGE, encoded by the coding sequence GTGTCAAATTCATTTTTTGATGACGGTTCAAGAGTTGATCGTTTTAGTAAACGCAGAAAAAATACCAAACTGATGAATACTTTAATTGTACTAGCTGTACTGCTTAGTGTATTTTTAGTCTTTACGTTTGTCTTTAATGATGATGAAGAGCAGGCCAATAAGAGTGAGTCTGATACCAGGCAGCAGACAGAGTCAGAAGAAACAGGGGCTGATACTGGTAATGAAAATGATTCACCAGAGCAAACTGAAGAGGGAAGCGAGAACGGGACGAGTAATGAAGGTCAGGAGAATACGGACGATGGATCCTCTCATACAGAAGAGAATTCAGACCTGAACACTGAAGAAGCTACCGTAACGGAAAGCGAAGACCCGAATGTAGTAAAAGTCATTGAAAAGGACTGGGAACCGATCGGAACCGAGCAGGAGGAACCTCACGAAACAACATACGAAGAAGGTACAACTGATTGGGAAGAAATGTGGAGTGCAGCGGCTTATGCAACCGGCCTTGGATCCGATTATATTACCTGGTGGGTAACCAACGGGGGAAGTCCGCAAAGAGTGAAAATAACAATTTCAGATAAGGCTGAGACTCAAACCTACCGAGTCTATTTGCAATGGGTAACAAATGAAGGATGGAAACCGGAAAAAGTCGAAGTTTTAAAGGAAAATGATATCAAGAAAAAGCATTTTAGTGATGATAGTGAAGGGGAAGACACAGACCAGGAGGATAGCGAAGAAGAGGAAGGTCAACAACAGGAAAGTGGTGAATGA
- the udk gene encoding uridine kinase — MSEKPVVIGVAGGTGSGKTTVTRSIHQHFVDKSILIIEQDYYYKDQSHIPLEERLNTNYDHPLAFDNNLLIEHLKKLINGESIEKPVYDYKLHTRSDKVIPVEPRDVIIIEGILVLEDKSLRDLMDIKVFVDTDADIRIIRRLMRDIKERGRSIESVIEQYENVVRPMHLQFVEPTKRYADIIIPEGGQNLVAIDLMTTKVRSILEKRSII; from the coding sequence ATGTCAGAAAAACCAGTTGTGATCGGGGTTGCTGGAGGGACAGGGTCCGGTAAAACTACTGTCACAAGATCAATACACCAGCATTTTGTCGATAAGTCCATATTAATCATTGAACAGGATTATTACTATAAAGATCAAAGTCATATACCGCTGGAAGAACGACTAAACACAAACTATGACCATCCGCTGGCATTTGATAATAATCTGTTAATTGAACATCTTAAGAAATTAATAAATGGTGAGTCGATTGAAAAACCTGTCTATGACTATAAACTTCATACAAGATCAGACAAGGTCATTCCGGTTGAACCAAGAGATGTTATTATCATTGAAGGGATTTTAGTTCTTGAAGATAAGTCCCTGAGAGATTTAATGGATATTAAGGTCTTTGTAGATACGGATGCTGATATTCGGATTATTCGTCGGTTAATGCGTGATATAAAAGAACGAGGAAGATCCATTGAATCGGTTATTGAACAATATGAAAATGTTGTCAGACCTATGCATTTGCAATTTGTTGAACCGACAAAACGCTATGCTGATATTATTATACCTGAAGGTGGTCAAAATCTGGTCGCCATCGATTTGATGACAACCAAAGTTCGTAGTATACTTGAAAAACGTTCGATTATATGA
- a CDS encoding penicillin-binding protein 2, protein MKKRLYILLSIVLILFGILIYRLADIQLFSTKSFGPDDVNLLERSVAQRSHQMVLSTGRGQILSRQGEPLTNKKIFDIILFPKLNAEQTYKRISGVLNISVQSLEREIHNLDQPAFFTNLMDTSITSGQFNELKKMDLKGIRLMERFKNEDPQFAQHLLGFVRQNPALYQKRYNEKSQKETVPVGISGLQEAFDPFLVAQEQEKLLFHVDGHGRPIFGFDLKYAGDNNHFYPAKIKTTLDVSLQKKAEDLFNQYEVKQGGLVLLDVQSRDVLAMVSRPNVDPENPYGNDSIRNYTITADFPGSVFKTVIAAAAIEKGLVDEPRSFNCSKGVYGEEQADRDLGRLNFKQSFAQSCNRTFAQLALELMESDKQIIDKYAKKLGIIGPVGWSGDVFRYEDFTQIPDEEQGTIWADESDRHVKDAIFQTAIGQKNVKVTPLAAANMMANIVNNGKRQDVRVADQILYQNGAEMASFSQKSNKDKKQQISPLTAKRLRSLLKLVTGNSGTASTLGDLPIAGKTGTAELNIDDDEKIEFENSWFVGYFPEKKPKFSMAVVDLRHKPGAQTHHLQIYKKMDVQLRLPGPSGHKQNTLHGQKAATPDILLMPSGLKRSPPLFYVQLRLPGPSGHKQNTLHGQKAATPDILLMPSGLKRSPPLFYVQLRLPGQGGYKPKPFRGQNHATTCLRLIPFYWLLTPIYLLQGVLQTVNTRKRIHDEPYESMLTYRTEVKEVSLGAGAGRGLSCLYYPQIAYFIIS, encoded by the coding sequence ATGAAAAAAAGACTCTATATTTTATTATCAATTGTCCTCATTCTTTTTGGTATTCTTATATATCGTCTGGCAGATATTCAGTTGTTTTCAACGAAAAGTTTTGGTCCGGATGATGTTAATCTTTTGGAAAGAAGTGTAGCTCAGCGCTCTCACCAGATGGTTTTATCGACCGGAAGGGGACAAATACTATCCAGACAGGGAGAACCGCTAACCAATAAAAAAATATTTGATATCATCCTGTTTCCAAAGTTAAACGCTGAACAAACCTATAAAAGGATTTCCGGGGTATTAAATATTTCCGTCCAATCCCTGGAAAGGGAAATACATAACCTGGATCAGCCCGCCTTTTTTACAAATCTAATGGATACAAGCATAACGTCCGGACAGTTTAATGAGTTAAAGAAAATGGACTTAAAAGGAATTCGCCTTATGGAACGTTTTAAAAATGAAGATCCTCAGTTCGCTCAGCATCTGTTGGGATTTGTCAGGCAAAATCCAGCTCTTTATCAGAAAAGGTATAATGAAAAGTCCCAAAAGGAAACCGTACCTGTTGGAATTTCAGGGCTCCAGGAAGCATTTGATCCATTTTTGGTCGCGCAGGAACAGGAAAAGCTTTTGTTTCATGTTGATGGTCATGGACGCCCGATATTCGGTTTTGATTTAAAATATGCCGGCGATAATAATCATTTTTATCCAGCTAAAATTAAAACAACCTTAGATGTTTCATTACAGAAAAAAGCTGAAGATTTGTTTAATCAGTATGAGGTAAAACAGGGCGGTCTGGTTCTGCTCGATGTTCAGTCCAGAGATGTACTGGCGATGGTTAGTCGCCCGAATGTAGATCCAGAGAATCCATATGGGAATGACAGTATACGAAACTACACGATAACGGCAGATTTTCCCGGCTCCGTATTTAAAACAGTGATTGCCGCTGCTGCTATAGAAAAGGGACTTGTCGATGAACCAAGGAGTTTTAATTGTTCCAAGGGTGTCTATGGAGAAGAACAGGCTGATCGTGATTTAGGAAGGCTGAATTTTAAACAGAGCTTTGCACAGAGCTGCAATCGAACATTTGCACAGTTGGCATTGGAACTCATGGAGTCTGATAAACAGATCATTGATAAGTATGCGAAAAAATTAGGGATTATAGGGCCAGTTGGCTGGTCAGGTGATGTGTTCCGTTACGAGGATTTTACCCAGATTCCAGATGAAGAACAAGGAACAATCTGGGCAGATGAATCTGACCGTCATGTAAAAGATGCCATCTTTCAAACAGCTATTGGACAAAAAAATGTAAAGGTAACTCCTTTAGCAGCAGCCAATATGATGGCGAACATTGTGAACAACGGAAAAAGACAGGACGTACGAGTAGCAGATCAGATTTTATACCAAAATGGTGCCGAAATGGCTTCATTCTCACAAAAAAGTAATAAGGATAAAAAACAGCAAATTAGTCCCCTGACAGCTAAACGCCTTCGCTCCTTATTAAAGCTGGTTACCGGAAATTCCGGAACAGCAAGTACATTAGGTGATTTGCCCATTGCAGGTAAAACCGGCACAGCTGAATTGAATATCGATGACGATGAAAAGATTGAATTTGAGAATTCATGGTTTGTCGGTTATTTTCCTGAGAAAAAACCGAAATTTTCCATGGCCGTAGTAGATCTAAGACATAAACCTGGAGCACAAACACACCATTTACAAATTTATAAGAAAATGGATGTCCAGCTACGGCTCCCAGGCCCAAGCGGTCATAAGCAGAATACCCTCCATGGCCAAAAAGCGGCCACTCCGGATATTCTGCTTATGCCGTCGGGCCTTAAACGGTCGCCTCCGCTTTTCTATGTCCAGCTACGGCTCCCAGGCCCAAGCGGTCATAAGCAGAATACCCTCCATGGCCAAAAAGCGGCCACTCCGGATATTCTGCTTATGCCGTCGGGCCTTAAACGGTCGCCTCCGCTTTTCTATGTCCAGCTGCGGCTCCCAGGTCAAGGCGGATATAAGCCAAAGCCATTCCGTGGCCAAAACCATGCCACTACATGTCTTCGTCTTATCCCGTTTTACTGGCTGTTGACCCCCATTTATTTATTACAGGGGGTCTTACAGACAGTTAACACGCGGAAAAGGATACACGACGAACCTTATGAGTCGATGTTGACTTATCGGACGGAGGTGAAGGAAGTCTCGCTGGGCGCTGGAGCTGGACGTGGCCTCTCATGTCTTTATTATCCACAAATCGCTTATTTTATAATTTCCTAG
- the mtnN gene encoding 5'-methylthioadenosine/S-adenosylhomocysteine nucleosidase, which yields MMIGIIGAMDEEIELLKNRMEVEHEEKIAGSLFYKGTLEGHEVILLKSGIGKVNAAMSATIMMERYQPDYVINTGSAGGFAEALDVGDLVISDRIVHHDVDVTAFNYEYGQVPQMPASFKADETLISLAVHAVKKLQDVTSVEGLIATGDSFMDNPERVEFVRRQFPEIQASEMEAAAIAQVCYQYGIPFVIIRALSDIAGKKSSVSFDQFLDKAAKNAATLIMSMLNKL from the coding sequence ATGATGATCGGTATTATAGGAGCAATGGATGAAGAAATTGAACTTTTAAAAAACCGTATGGAAGTTGAGCACGAAGAAAAGATAGCTGGATCTTTATTTTATAAAGGTACTTTAGAGGGACATGAAGTCATTCTGTTAAAGTCAGGCATTGGCAAGGTTAATGCGGCAATGTCTGCAACCATTATGATGGAACGCTACCAGCCTGATTATGTTATCAATACTGGTTCCGCCGGAGGGTTTGCCGAAGCATTGGACGTGGGAGATCTGGTCATTTCAGATCGTATTGTCCACCATGATGTAGATGTTACAGCTTTTAATTATGAATATGGACAAGTTCCTCAAATGCCTGCTTCTTTTAAGGCAGATGAGACCCTTATTTCCCTGGCTGTTCATGCTGTTAAGAAATTGCAGGATGTAACGTCTGTCGAAGGATTAATTGCAACCGGGGATTCATTCATGGATAATCCTGAACGAGTCGAGTTTGTTCGTCGTCAGTTTCCGGAAATTCAGGCATCTGAAATGGAAGCAGCAGCAATCGCCCAGGTATGTTATCAGTATGGAATCCCCTTTGTGATCATTCGTGCATTGTCTGATATCGCTGGTAAGAAATCCTCAGTTTCCTTTGATCAATTTTTAGATAAAGCTGCAAAAAACGCGGCAACGTTAATTATGAGTATGTTGAACAAATTATAA
- the greA gene encoding transcription elongation factor GreA → MATEKSYYMTEEGKEKIEQELHELKTEKRQEVVERIKIARGFGDLSENSEYDAAKDEQAFVESRIAQLEKMIRNAVIIENDTENQNVVQLGKSVTFQELPDGDEETYTIVGSAESDPFEGKISNDSPMAKSLLGREVGEEVPVVTPAGEINVKIMKVE, encoded by the coding sequence ATGGCAACAGAAAAAAGTTATTACATGACAGAAGAAGGAAAAGAAAAAATAGAACAGGAACTTCATGAATTAAAAACGGAAAAACGTCAGGAAGTCGTAGAGCGAATCAAGATTGCACGGGGATTTGGTGATTTATCCGAGAACTCTGAGTACGATGCAGCCAAAGACGAACAAGCTTTTGTTGAGTCAAGGATTGCCCAGCTTGAAAAAATGATTCGTAACGCTGTTATTATAGAAAATGATACTGAAAATCAGAATGTTGTTCAGTTAGGGAAGTCTGTCACATTTCAGGAACTCCCTGATGGCGATGAAGAGACATACACCATTGTGGGAAGTGCAGAATCCGATCCTTTTGAAGGAAAAATTTCCAATGACTCTCCAATGGCGAAAAGCCTTCTTGGCCGTGAAGTAGGTGAAGAAGTTCCCGTAGTCACTCCAGCCGGGGAAATCAATGTAAAAATTATGAAAGTGGAATAA
- the sigK gene encoding RNA polymerase sporulation sigma factor SigK — MEVSCLLSILKTLAVFLKEMFFFASYIKNNAFPQPLSSEEEAKYLKLMQQGDEHARNMLIEHNLRLVAHIVKKYENTREDQEDLISIGTVGLIKGIESYSPDKGTKLATYAARCIENEILMFLRSLKKTRKDVSLHDPIGQDKEGNEISLMDILKMDNPDMVEQIQTNMEIQKVHEFLNLLDEREKEVIMKRYGLGRYKELTQREIARNLGISRSYVSRIEKRALMKIYHAFHRESRNTK, encoded by the coding sequence ATGGAGGTGTCCTGCTTGTTAAGTATCTTGAAAACACTCGCTGTATTTTTAAAAGAAATGTTCTTTTTTGCCTCCTACATTAAAAATAATGCTTTTCCTCAGCCACTGTCCTCGGAGGAAGAAGCAAAATACTTAAAGCTAATGCAGCAGGGTGATGAGCATGCCAGAAATATGCTGATTGAGCATAACCTGAGACTTGTTGCACACATCGTAAAAAAGTACGAAAATACCCGTGAGGATCAGGAAGATCTTATTTCGATCGGAACCGTTGGATTAATTAAAGGTATTGAAAGTTATTCTCCTGATAAGGGAACAAAGCTGGCGACGTATGCGGCTCGTTGTATTGAAAATGAAATTCTTATGTTTTTAAGATCTCTGAAAAAAACAAGAAAGGATGTATCCTTGCACGACCCCATAGGTCAGGATAAAGAAGGAAACGAAATTTCATTAATGGATATTTTAAAAATGGATAATCCCGATATGGTTGAACAAATTCAGACGAATATGGAAATTCAAAAGGTCCACGAATTCTTAAACTTATTAGATGAACGGGAAAAAGAGGTTATAATGAAGCGTTACGGATTAGGCCGTTATAAGGAACTCACTCAACGGGAAATTGCAAGGAACTTAGGGATTTCAAGAAGCTATGTTTCAAGGATAGAAAAACGTGCATTAATGAAAATCTACCATGCCTTTCACCGGGAAAGCCGGAATACAAAGTAA
- a CDS encoding Na+/H+ antiporter subunit E produces the protein MALQILFNLIIAFMWMFLEEQYQFSTFFSGYLVGILLLFLLRRFIPDAFYLKRVLKIFRLILLFIKELILSNFNILKHVYKPKFNVQPGIFALPTELKSQWEITLLANLISLTPGTLTIAVSHDYSHLYIHAMDIPDVEKEIRSIKDTFEKAILEVTR, from the coding sequence ATGGCATTGCAAATTCTTTTTAACTTAATTATTGCCTTTATGTGGATGTTTTTGGAGGAACAGTATCAATTCTCAACGTTTTTCTCAGGTTATCTGGTCGGGATTTTGCTATTGTTTCTCTTAAGACGTTTTATTCCCGATGCCTTTTATCTGAAACGTGTTCTTAAAATCTTTCGTTTAATTCTCCTGTTTATTAAGGAACTGATTTTATCAAACTTTAACATTTTAAAGCATGTTTATAAGCCAAAATTCAACGTACAGCCCGGAATTTTTGCTCTTCCTACAGAACTGAAAAGCCAATGGGAGATAACATTACTTGCAAATTTAATTTCCTTAACTCCGGGAACCTTAACAATTGCTGTGTCTCATGATTATTCACACCTCTATATACATGCTATGGACATACCAGATGTAGAAAAAGAAATTCGGTCAATTAAGGATACGTTTGAGAAGGCTATATTGGAGGTGACAAGATAA
- a CDS encoding Na(+)/H(+) antiporter subunit F1, producing MGEEAFLSPMLRTVTIICIVGISVSIFILIYRVLKGPTNPDRAVALDAIGVNLMALAGLLAILLVTTQFNDVILLIGILLFIGTIAIAKFLEKGVIIDRDRD from the coding sequence ATGGGTGAAGAAGCATTTTTATCTCCAATGTTACGGACGGTAACTATCATATGTATTGTTGGGATTTCGGTTTCCATTTTTATATTAATATATCGGGTTCTAAAAGGACCTACCAATCCTGACCGGGCTGTTGCACTGGACGCTATTGGTGTTAACTTAATGGCTCTGGCTGGTTTACTGGCTATATTATTGGTTACGACTCAATTTAATGATGTTATTCTGCTCATTGGAATATTATTATTTATTGGTACCATTGCAATAGCGAAATTTTTAGAAAAGGGTGTTATCATTGACAGAGATCGTGATTAG
- a CDS encoding KTSC domain-containing protein — protein sequence MKKTSFDQDLWGLTQFNEIGYDKCQGKLFIFYFSGTILEFQEVTEEDVFKIITSPNKEDLVENAFKKCFPFVHHQSQAAVSG from the coding sequence ATGAAAAAAACAAGTTTTGACCAGGACTTGTGGGGACTTACTCAATTTAATGAAATTGGTTATGATAAATGTCAGGGTAAATTATTTATCTTTTACTTTTCTGGAACAATCCTCGAATTTCAGGAGGTAACAGAAGAGGATGTCTTTAAAATCATTACTTCCCCTAATAAGGAAGACTTGGTTGAAAATGCCTTTAAGAAATGTTTCCCTTTTGTCCACCATCAAAGTCAGGCAGCAGTTTCAGGATAA
- a CDS encoding penicillin-binding protein 2, producing MKKRLYILLSIVLILFGILIYRLADIQLFSTKSFGPDDVNLLERSVAQRSHQMVLSTGRGQILSRQGEPLTNKKIFDIILFPKLNAEQTYKRISGVLNISVQSLEREIHNLDQPAFFTNLMDTSITSGQFNELKKMDLKGIRLMERFKNEDPQFAQHLLGFVRQNPALYQKRYNEKSQKETVPVGISGLQEAFDPFLVAQEQEKLLFHVDGHGRPIFGFDLKYAGDNNHFYPAKIKTTLDVSLQKKAEDLFNQYEVKQGGLVLLDVQSRDVLAMVSRPNVDPENPYGNDSIRNYTITADFPGSVFKTVIAAAAIEKGLVDEPRSFNCSKGVYGEEQADRDLGRLNFKQSFAQSCNRTFAQLALELMESDKQIIDKYAKKLGIIGPVGWSGDVFRYEDFTQIPDEEQGTIWADESDRHVKDAIFQTAIGQKNVKVTPLAAANMMANIVNNGKRQDVRVADQILYQNGAEMASFSQKSNKDKKQQISPLTAKRLRSLLKLVTGNSGTASTLGDLPIAGKTGTAELNIDDDEKIEFENSWFVGYFPEKKPKFSMAVVDLRHKPGAQTHHLQIYKKMADTVLKKNE from the coding sequence ATGAAAAAAAGACTCTATATTTTATTATCAATTGTCCTCATTCTTTTTGGTATTCTTATATATCGTCTGGCAGATATTCAGTTGTTTTCAACGAAAAGTTTTGGTCCGGATGATGTTAATCTTTTGGAAAGAAGTGTAGCTCAGCGCTCTCACCAGATGGTTTTATCGACCGGAAGGGGACAAATACTATCCAGACAGGGAGAACCGCTAACCAATAAAAAAATATTTGATATCATCCTGTTTCCAAAGTTAAACGCTGAACAAACCTATAAAAGGATTTCCGGGGTATTAAATATTTCCGTCCAATCCCTGGAAAGGGAAATACATAACCTGGATCAGCCCGCCTTTTTTACAAATCTAATGGATACAAGCATAACGTCCGGACAGTTTAATGAGTTAAAGAAAATGGACTTAAAAGGAATTCGCCTTATGGAACGTTTTAAAAATGAAGATCCTCAGTTCGCTCAGCATCTGTTGGGATTTGTCAGGCAAAATCCAGCTCTTTATCAGAAAAGGTATAATGAAAAGTCCCAAAAGGAAACCGTACCTGTTGGAATTTCAGGGCTCCAGGAAGCATTTGATCCATTTTTGGTCGCGCAGGAACAGGAAAAGCTTTTGTTTCATGTTGATGGTCATGGACGCCCGATATTCGGTTTTGATTTAAAATATGCCGGCGATAATAATCATTTTTATCCAGCTAAAATTAAAACAACCTTAGATGTTTCATTACAGAAAAAAGCTGAAGATTTGTTTAATCAGTATGAGGTAAAACAGGGCGGTCTGGTTCTGCTCGATGTTCAGTCCAGAGATGTACTGGCGATGGTTAGTCGCCCGAATGTAGATCCAGAGAATCCATATGGGAATGACAGTATACGAAACTACACGATAACGGCAGATTTTCCCGGCTCCGTATTTAAAACAGTGATTGCCGCTGCTGCTATAGAAAAGGGACTTGTCGATGAACCAAGGAGTTTTAATTGTTCCAAGGGTGTCTATGGAGAAGAACAGGCTGATCGTGATTTAGGAAGGCTGAATTTTAAACAGAGCTTTGCACAGAGCTGCAATCGAACATTTGCACAGTTGGCATTGGAACTCATGGAGTCTGATAAACAGATCATTGATAAGTATGCGAAAAAATTAGGGATTATAGGGCCAGTTGGCTGGTCAGGTGATGTGTTCCGTTACGAGGATTTTACCCAGATTCCAGATGAAGAACAAGGAACAATCTGGGCAGATGAATCTGACCGTCATGTAAAAGATGCCATCTTTCAAACAGCTATTGGACAAAAAAATGTAAAGGTAACTCCTTTAGCAGCAGCCAATATGATGGCGAACATTGTGAACAACGGAAAAAGACAGGACGTACGAGTAGCAGATCAGATTTTATACCAAAATGGTGCCGAAATGGCTTCATTCTCACAAAAAAGTAATAAGGATAAAAAACAGCAAATTAGTCCCCTGACAGCTAAACGCCTTCGCTCCTTATTAAAGCTGGTTACCGGAAATTCCGGAACAGCAAGTACATTAGGTGATTTGCCCATTGCAGGTAAAACCGGCACAGCTGAATTGAATATCGATGACGATGAAAAGATTGAATTTGAGAATTCATGGTTTGTCGGTTATTTTCCTGAGAAAAAACCGAAATTTTCCATGGCCGTAGTAGATCTAAGACATAAACCTGGAGCACAAACACACCATTTACAAATTTATAAGAAAATGGCTGACACTGTTTTAAAGAAAAATGAATAA